In Nomia melanderi isolate GNS246 chromosome 4, iyNomMela1, whole genome shotgun sequence, the following are encoded in one genomic region:
- the LOC116425271 gene encoding uncharacterized protein LOC116425271 yields MYSLYRAWFGDSVVGDSYSRLQETLSPPDTVVRVGNEGEHQFVAHKGVLAAHSGYLKALLSNAAAAPNTSVSANVASCSNLPATAIAVTATSLSGQSPRPVTSVSVSSIGGEAFAPLLNYMYTGRLEVTLDNVYSVLLATHLLHMPGALEQCRAALLRLRAPPPLPTPIPVPVPVPVPVAPTSTLTSTSISMSTSTAAGSILRPIPNRLIIEPSMCWPTAPLYPPPAAPPAPASIGLPHLPRLQPSVMMQSPVPLNVSIVPTSAGQETSTRYSDIPSPKQTPFQIDRSRGSSRERRQKSPEILTRSFAVNAATAAFTAFACSSSTRPTSPSRSISPAPSSESQSSIPSNRSKKSSESSDQRQSKEDRGEDQSNSKKNQQQKRSSPLISVDEANLTRNRERPNETTSTETDRGKSSKKKRPGSNTGTESSSGVLSVVYDVACCDGPIKFHRVLNENYSSSAPCGSSPITQARLQRCFEAENVAGENDENGGPAGNTCDSIAIDTEPGNTGGSYTCGYCRHTFKSQYCYRKHTKRHLLPTRLNESAAGNRQRQEVPRNRREVRLLDLNVQYYPCKICGCKFPSYYFVHKHRKLCHANVEDRPQTEDMGRAAADQESNNASATVDEKQ; encoded by the exons ATGTACAGCCTGTACAGAGCCTGGTTTGGCGACAGCGTAGTTGGGGACAGTTACTCCCGGCTTCAAGAGACGCTGTCGCCTCCTGACACTGTTGTCCGAGTGGGGAACGAAGGGGAACACCAGTTCGTCGCTCACAAGGGAGTCCTCGCGGCTCACAGCGGCTATCTGAAGGCTCTGCTGAGCAACGCCGCTGCGGCGCCCAACACGAGCGTCAGTGCTAACGTTGCCTCTTGCAGCAACTTGCCCGCGACCGCTATCGCGGTCACCGCGACCAGCCTTTCGGGACAGTCTCCGCGACCGGTCACCTCGGTCTCGGTCTCGTCCATCG GCGGAGAAGCGTTCGCGCCCTTGTTGAACTACATGTATACGGGACGGCTGGAGGTGACGCTGGACAACGTTTACAGCGTGCTGCTGGCCACGCATTTGTTGCACATGCCCGGAGCTCTTGAGCAGTGCCGGGCGGCTCTGCTTCGGCTGAGAGCTCCGCCGCCCCTGCCTACGCCGATACCGGTCCCGGTGCCGGTCCCAGTGCCAGTGGCCCCGACCTCGACCCTTACGTCTACGTCAATCTCAATGTCCACTTCGACGGCTGCCGGCAGCATCCTCAGACCGATACCCAACAGGCTGATAATAGAGCCGAGCATGTGCTGGCCGACCGCGCCGCTTTACCCGCCGCCGGCCGCGCCGCCGGCCCCCGCGTCCATCGGCCTGCCCCATCTACCGCGACTACAACCCTCGGTGATGATGCAGTCACCGGTTCCGCTCAACGTTTCCATTGTCCCGACTTCCGCCGGCCAGGAAACGTCCACGCGATATAG CGATATCCCCTCGCCGAAGCAAACACCGTTCCAGATCGACAGAAGTAGAGGGTCATCAAGGGAAAGGAGACAGAAGTCTCCGGAAATCTTGACGAGATCATTCGCCGTTAACGCAGCCACAGCAGCGTTCACCGCGTTCGCGTGTTCCAGCTCAACGAGACCGACGTCGCCGTCCCGATCAATCTCACCGGCGCCGTCCTCGGAGTCTCAATCCTCTATACCATCGAACCGAAGCAAGAAGTCCTCGGAATCATCGGATCAAAGGCAGTCAAAGGAAGACCGAGGTGAGGATCAATCGAACTCAAAGAAGAATCAACAACAGAAACGCAGCTCGCCGCTAATATCCGTGGACGAAGCCAATTTAACCCGCAATCGCGAGAGACCCAACGAAACGACCTCTACGGAGACCGATCGGGGGAAATCGTCTAAGAAAAAACGTCCAGGATCGAACACAGGGACCGAATCTTCGAGCGGGGTTCTATCAGTCGTGTACGACGTCGCGTGCTGCGACGGGCCGATCAAGTTCCACCGGGTGCTCAATGAGAACTATTCGAGCTCGGCACCCTGTGGGTCGAGCCCTATTACCCAGGCACGGCTGCAGAGGTGTTTCGAGGCTGAAAACGTGGCAGGAGAAAACGACGAAAATGGAGGACCGGCTGGGAACACTTGCGACTCGATCGCAATCGACACTGAGCCTGGCAACACTGGCGGTAGCTATACCTGCGGATATTGCAGGCACACCTTCAAGTCTCAGTACTGCTACCGCAAGCACACCAAGAGACACTTGCTGCCTACCAGGCTGAACGAATCAGCTGCCGGCAACAGGCAGAGACAAGAGGTCCCCAGGAATCGCAGGGAAGTCAGGTTGCTAGATTTGAACGTTCAGTACTACCCGTGCAAGATCTGCGGATGCAAGTTCCCTAGCTACTACTTCGTCCACAAACACCGGAAGCTGTGCCACGCAAACGTGGAAGACAGACCACAGACTGAGGACATGGGGAGAGCTGCGGCGGATCAGGAATCGAACAACGCGTCTGCGACCGTTGATGAAAAACAGTGA